Below is a window of Candidatus Methylomirabilota bacterium DNA.
CTGAACGAAGATTGGCTCCGGCGCATGGAGGATTTCTTCCAGCGGCGGAGCCGGGTGATGCCGCCCAACAACCGCAAGCAGGCCATGCTGCCGACCACCGCCGAGGTGCTCGACAATCCCATCGGCACCGCCTGCGGCTTCGCGGTGGATATCGGGCGCGCACGCTTCTACTTCACCCCGGGCGTCCCGCGGGAGCTGCGCCGGATGCTGGACGAGCAGATCGTGCCGCGGCTGCTGGGAAAGGCCGGGCTGCCCGGCGCGATCTTCCTCAAGCGCTTCCACTCCTACGGGCTGGGCGAATCGCACGTGGACTCGCTGCTGCAAGGCGTGGAGACCCTGGTGCCGGACGGCAGCGTGAAGCTGGGCTTTCGCGCCCACTACCCGCAGCTCGAGACCAAGCTGACCGCGCGCGGCCGCGACATGGACGACATCCGCCGCAAGCTCGAGCCGATCGAGCGCGAGGTGCGCCGGCGCGTCGGCAACTTCATCCTCGCCGAGGACGAGCAGACCCTGGAAGGCGTGATCCTGCGCGAGCTGCAGGCGAAGGCCGCCACGCTCTCGCTGGTCGAGACGTTCACCAGCGGCCAGATGGCGGCCCGGCTGGCCCACTTGCCCGGCGCTGACGCGGTGTTCCGCCGCGGTGCGGTCGCGCGCGCCCTGGGAGACGTGTGGGCCGCGGTCGGCCTCTCGGGCGCGCCGCCCGACGGGCCGCTCACGCCGCAGACCGCGGAGACGGTGGCCCGCGCCGCCCGCGCCCACACCGGGGCGACCCACGCCCTCGCGGTGCTCATCGATCTGGACGACGGCCCCGACCGGATCGAGTTCGGCGGCACCATCTGCCTCGCCATCGCCACCGAAGGCGACGCCGCTTCGCGGAAAGCCCGCATCCTGGGCGGACGGGAGTGGGTGCGCCTGGGCGCCGTCGAGATGGGCCTCGATTGCCTGCGCCGATATCTGCAGAGACTGCCGGTCTACGAGCGGATCGACTTCGAGAAGACCTGAGCGTATGCCGATCACGGTGACGGCGCTCACGCCGGCCTTTGCAGCGCGCATCGACGGCGCCGACCTCATCGGCCCGCTGGACGCCGCCACCTGGAAGGAGATCCGCGCCGCCTTCGAGGAGCACTCGGTGCTACTCTTCCGACCCCAGCCGCTGGACGACGAGCTGCAGATCGCGTTCAGCCGCCGCTTCGGCGATCTCGAGATCACCCGCAGCATGAATCCGGCGGCGGGCACGCCGTTCGCCCGCCAGTCGAACCTCGACGTCAAGACCGGCGCGGTGATCCCCTCCGACGACCGGCGCATGGTCTACCAGCTGGCCAACATGCTCTGGCACACCGACAGCTCGTTCAAGCCGGTGCCCTCGCTCTGCTCGCTGCTCTCCGGCCGCATCGTGCCGCCCGAGGGCGGAGCCACCGAGTTCGCGAGCGCGCGCGCCGCGTATCCGTCGCTGCCCGAGGCACTGCGGCGCCGGGTCGATCGCGCGGTCGCGGTGCACGACTTCTCGTGGTCGCGCGACCAGGTGCGGCCCGGCTTCTTCACCGCCGAGGAGCGCGCGGTGTACCCGCCGGTCCGCCACCCGATCGTGCGAGCCAACCCGGTGAACGGCCGCCCTAGCCTCTTCCTGGGCGCGCACGCCTCGCACGTCGAGGGCCTACCGCTCGAGGAAGGCCGCGCCCTGCTGCGGGCCCTGCAGGATCACGTGACCCAGGCCCCCTTCGTGTACCGGCACGAGTGGGAGGTGGGCGACCTGGTGGTCTGGGACAACCGCTGCGTGCTCCACCGCGCGACGCCCTACGACACCGCCCGGCACCAGCGGCTCATGCAGCGCACCACCGTGTCCGGTGACCCGGCCGAGTCCTCGTGGCTGGCCGGCTGGCCCTATCGCATCGCTGCCGCGTAGGCGTCGAGGCGCGGCAGCACCCGGTCGCGCGGCTCCGGGTTGAGGCCGAAGATCACCCGCGAGACGCCCGCCGCCGCGAGGCCGTCGAGCACCTCGCGCTTCGGCGGCGCGAAGAAGATCGACACCGGCACGGTCTTCGGATCGCGGCCGGCCTGCTCGAGGCGGCGGCGGAGCGCGGGGATCTTCTCCACCGGATTCGTGTGCGGGCGCAGGATCGGCATCCAACCGTCGCCGAACTCGACGACGCGGTCGAAGGTACGCTCCCCGTCACCGCCGATGATCACCGGGGGATGCGGCTTCTGCAGCGGCTTGGGATCCGCCCAGATCCGCTCGAAGCGCACGAACTCGCCCTCGTAGCTCGCCTCCTTCTGCGTCCAGATCTGCTTCATGGCGAGCACGCGCTCGCGCAGCAGACGCCAGCGGCTCTTCCACGCCGTGCCGTGATTGCTCATCTCTTCTCGATTCCAGCCTCCGCCGATGCCGAAGAGCACGCGCCCGCCCGAGAGCCGGTCCAGCGTGGCCACCTCCTTGGCGGTCACGATCGGGTCGCGCTCGATGACGAGGCAGATGCCGGTGCCGAGCTTCAGCCGGCGCGTCG
It encodes the following:
- a CDS encoding LLM class F420-dependent oxidoreductase; protein product: MDHGVVMFPTEYSIAPDDLARALEERGFESVWFPEHTHIPASRTSPWPGGGELPRDYWSAYDPFIALMAAAGATRRLKLGTGICLVIERDPIVTAKEVATLDRLSGGRVLFGIGGGWNREEMSNHGTAWKSRWRLLRERVLAMKQIWTQKEASYEGEFVRFERIWADPKPLQKPHPPVIIGGDGERTFDRVVEFGDGWMPILRPHTNPVEKIPALRRRLEQAGRDPKTVPVSIFFAPPKREVLDGLAAAGVSRVIFGLNPEPRDRVLPRLDAYAAAMR
- a CDS encoding CinA family nicotinamide mononucleotide deamidase-related protein; translation: MRIEVICTGDEVLTGKIVNTNFSYITQKLEDVGLSVQWETTVGDDRENLLRAFVLAGERADAVIVNGGLGPTVDDLSQEIAAKAAGVELVLNEDWLRRMEDFFQRRSRVMPPNNRKQAMLPTTAEVLDNPIGTACGFAVDIGRARFYFTPGVPRELRRMLDEQIVPRLLGKAGLPGAIFLKRFHSYGLGESHVDSLLQGVETLVPDGSVKLGFRAHYPQLETKLTARGRDMDDIRRKLEPIEREVRRRVGNFILAEDEQTLEGVILRELQAKAATLSLVETFTSGQMAARLAHLPGADAVFRRGAVARALGDVWAAVGLSGAPPDGPLTPQTAETVARAARAHTGATHALAVLIDLDDGPDRIEFGGTICLAIATEGDAASRKARILGGREWVRLGAVEMGLDCLRRYLQRLPVYERIDFEKT
- a CDS encoding TauD/TfdA family dioxygenase; the protein is MPITVTALTPAFAARIDGADLIGPLDAATWKEIRAAFEEHSVLLFRPQPLDDELQIAFSRRFGDLEITRSMNPAAGTPFARQSNLDVKTGAVIPSDDRRMVYQLANMLWHTDSSFKPVPSLCSLLSGRIVPPEGGATEFASARAAYPSLPEALRRRVDRAVAVHDFSWSRDQVRPGFFTAEERAVYPPVRHPIVRANPVNGRPSLFLGAHASHVEGLPLEEGRALLRALQDHVTQAPFVYRHEWEVGDLVVWDNRCVLHRATPYDTARHQRLMQRTTVSGDPAESSWLAGWPYRIAAA